Proteins from a genomic interval of Candidatus Binataceae bacterium:
- a CDS encoding type II toxin-antitoxin system VapC family toxin, which yields MIILDTNVLSETLRPAPADSVTRWMKAQPSTSLFTTTICEAEIFYGLALMPRGRRRARLEEAVAAIFEEDFAERILPFDSTAARAFAPIAARRRGLGRPISESDAQIAAIAHSRGATLATRNVEDLADCGIKVISPWE from the coding sequence GTGATCATACTCGACACCAACGTCCTCTCAGAAACGCTGCGTCCCGCACCAGCAGATTCCGTAACTCGCTGGATGAAGGCGCAACCTTCGACCAGCCTGTTCACGACAACAATCTGCGAAGCTGAGATTTTCTACGGCCTAGCGTTAATGCCGAGGGGTCGCCGACGCGCCCGGTTGGAGGAGGCGGTGGCGGCGATATTCGAGGAAGATTTCGCCGAGCGAATTCTGCCGTTCGACAGTACGGCGGCGCGAGCATTCGCTCCGATCGCCGCGAGACGGCGCGGACTGGGACGCCCGATTAGCGAGTCCGATGCTCAGATTGCCGCCATTGCTCATTCGCGCGGGGCTACGCTCGCAACGCGCAATGTCGAGGACCTCGCCGACTGCGGGATAAAGGTGATCAGCCCGTGGGAGTAG